TCCAGACCTTCGTCGAGCACCCGGTCGAACGCGTCGATCACCCACCGGGGATGCGCTTCGGCGATCGCCAGGTAACCCAGGAGATCCTTGTCGGGCCGCGGCGCGGTCGTCGAGATCCACTGGTCCAGCGAGCGCTGACTGATCTTGCGGAGTACGGCGTTCACCAGGCCGGTGCGCTTCTGACCCAGCTCGGAGCGGGTCAGCGTGACCATCTCGTCCACCGCGGCGTACGAGTCCACCCGCATGTTGAGCAGCTGGTGGGCGCCGAGGCGCAGCACGTCGAGGAGTTCGGGGTCGAGGTCCGCGAGTGGACGCGTGACGCACCGCGCCAGGAAGGCGTCGTACGTGCCCTGCCAGCGCAGCGTGCCGTGCACCAGCTCGGTGCAGAACGCCGCATCACGACCGCCGAGTCGCGCGTCGCGGAGCGCCTTGTTGAGCGCGAGGTTCGCGTAGCCGCCCTCGGCGGTGACCTGCCGGATGACCTGGTACGCAACCCGCCGTACCGGATCCGAGCGCCGCTGCGGCGCCCGATTGCGTGCGTTCCGGTCGCTCACGCGTTCGGCCCCAGGCGGTCCTCGTCGGTCAGCCGGATGCCGCGTGCCCAGTCGGCCGCCGCCATCGGCTTCTTGCCCTGCGGCTGAACCGTCACGAGTTCGATCGCCTTGCTCCCGGTGCCGGTCTTCACGCTCGACTTGGTCGCCTGCAGCTCACCGGGCTTCAGTTCCTCGTCGGTCAACCGGACGGCGAGCACCTTCAGCCGCTCGCCACGGAACGTCGTCCACGCCCCGGGCGCCGGGTTGCACCCGCGCACCAGCCGATCGACTCGCTGCGCCGGCGCACTCAGATCCAGCTCGGCGTCCTCGACCGTGAGCTTCGGCGCCAGCGTGATCCCGTCGGCCGGTTGCTCGCGGGCCTCCAGGACGCCGGCCTCGATCCCGTCGAGCGTGTCGACGAGCAGCTTCGACCCGGACACCGCGAGCCGGTGCAGCAGGTCGCCGGACGTGTCCTCGGGACCGATCGGTTCGGTGAGTACGCCGTACA
This Kribbella sp. NBC_00482 DNA region includes the following protein-coding sequences:
- the fmt gene encoding methionyl-tRNA formyltransferase, which translates into the protein MRVVFAGTPEPAVIALQAIVASRHELVGVVTRPDAPAGRGRKLVASPVAQYAEELGGIEILKPVKPSDPEFLARLREIAPDCCPVVAYGGLLPQAALDIPQHGWINLHFSVLPAWRGAAPVQHSIIAGDDVAGASTFRIVKALDAGPVYGVLTEPIGPEDTSGDLLHRLAVSGSKLLVDTLDGIEAGVLEAREQPADGITLAPKLTVEDAELDLSAPAQRVDRLVRGCNPAPGAWTTFRGERLKVLAVRLTDEELKPGELQATKSSVKTGTGSKAIELVTVQPQGKKPMAAADWARGIRLTDEDRLGPNA